Within the Leptogranulimonas caecicola genome, the region AGCGTAAGGGCGGTGTTAATGGCGATCTTCAGCAGGTTGAAGGGTAAAAGCACCGGCACGATGAGGGTGGCCACGGTCTCCAGCGGCATGCCCGAGTAAAGGGGCGTGATCACCAGGTTTCCCAAGAGGGCCACTGCAAGGGTGACGACTGCAGCGATGAGCAGCCCTGCTACAGCTCCCTTGAAACTGTGATGGCGCCTGTAGATAAAGGCCGCGGGCAGGGTGGCTGCCAGAGAGCAGGCCATGGCCATGATGGCGCCAAAGGGGTCTGTGAACAGGCGGATCACCCAGGGAAGCACTGCGGTGCAAGCGCCGATGGCCGGCCCAAACAAAAGGCCTGCCACCAGGCATACCACGCCGGAGGGGTCGTACTTGAGGTACGGGGCCAAAGGAAAGATGGGGATCTCGATGAAGCTGGCCACCAGGGCAGCGGCGCAAAAGAGCGCCGAGATCGCCACGCGCCTGGAGTTCCAGGAACTCGCATCCTTCGAAGTGGCGTGGGCCGAGGGCCTCTGCCCGTTGGCGGGCTGGGTAGATGATTTGGTTTTAGATGAGGAAGTTTGCCACGTCATGGCTGCACCCCGTTTCTTCCATCCGGACTGTCACCGTTGGCTCCAGACTTGCACTGGATCGGCCGCATGCGCGGTTTGCGGGCTTGGCATAGACGCCTTACCGCCAGTGGGGAATTGCACCCCGCCCTGAAACGTCAGGTGAGACTCTACTCCTCTCAAAGGGCCAAATGCAACCTTCGAGAGGAGCGAGAGCGGTCATTGCAAGAAAGGGCGTCAAACCCCTAAGAGGCTGAATCCTGCCTGCGAGGAGCACGCGAGCGCACGAATCCCGCGACGGTGCCCATGGCCCTGGCTCCCCAGAGGAGGCCGGCCACCATAGGGGAGAGCTCGGTGGACGTCTCGTTTTCTTGAGGCACGCGAGGGAACGCCGTGGCGGGGAACGGATGGATGGTTTCCGCGGCCGCGGCCGCGTTCTTTTGCGCTGCGGCCGAGATGCCGTCTTGGGCCGCCGAATCCAGCCCAGGCAGGGGATCCTCTTCCAAAGGCTGCTGGGTGGCAGGCTCGTCGTAGAGGGCTACCAGCTGCAAATCCGTCTCCACCGGAGTGTCAAAGTCAAAGGACTCGCCGTCTTTGGCGTTGGCCCAGCCGCTGAAGACCGCCAAAGGTTGGCCCGAGGGCACGCCGGGCTCGCCAGGCTTCTCGATCAGAGAGCCAGGGGCCACCAGATGGGTGTCGATAAGCGCGCCGTCAGAGGTATAGAAGCACACTTCGCATACGGGACGTGCCGATAAGAGCCGCTCCTCGTGGTCGTCTACAAACTGGTCGGAAGAATCGGGATCGCCGGTGGTGGCCGCTCCCTCCTCAAGCCAGCCAAAACCCTGGTAGGCAGGGTCATTCTCGGGAAGGGTCAAGGTGAAGGTGCCCCGGGCCCCGTCGTCGCGGTAGTTGTAGAAGTCTCGGGCGCGGCCGGCGCGGTTGCGGCCCAGCAGGGTGCCTTGGACTTGGGCGTTGCCGGCGTTCAAGATGCCGCCGCCTCGACGGGCGGTGTTATGGGCCACGGTGCCTCTGGCCATGGTGAGCGAGCCGGTGTTCACAATACCGCCGCCCATATCCTCCACCATGTTGTAGACAAGCACTGCGCCCTCGGTGGCCAGATGCCCGCGGTTGAAGACGCCGCCTCCGTTTTGGGCGGCGTTGTGCGACAGGCCCGAGGAGCCCAAAAGCACCGTGCCGGTGTTGTAGATGCCGCCGCCCATGCCCTGGGAGGCGTTGTGCACGATGGTGGCGCTCACGCATTCCAGTTTGCCGGTGTTATAGATGCCGCCTCCGCCATATTGGGTGGAGTTGGCCTGGTTGTCCACAATGTCGCCCTGGGTGATGTGCACGCGGCCGGAGGCGTTGTAGATGCCGCCTCCGTAGAGGGCGCGGTTGCGGGAAAGCCCCGCGCCTGCGATCTCGATGGAGCCGGTGCGAGTGTTGAAGACGCCGCCGCCGGTATAGAGGGCGCAGTTGCCGGCAATGGTGCCGTCGGCCAGCGACAGGCGTCCGGTGTTGAAGACGCCGCCGCCCGAGCCCTGCGTGCCTTCGGCCGCGTTTTTCACGATGGAACCGCCTTCCATGGCCAGGCTGCCCCGGTTATAGATGCCCGCGCCGGAGTCGGCCTCGTTGGCGACGATCACCGCGCCTGCCTCCTGGAGGCGGCCAGAATTAAAGACGCCGCCGCCCATGGCAGCAGAGTTATGGGAGACGTCTCCTCCCGCGAGCATCACTTCGCCGGTGGAATAGATGCCGCCACCTCGATGGTCTGCCTCATTGGCGGTGATGCGGCCGCCAGAGACATCCACCGAGCCCTTGCCCACGCAGTAGACGCCGCCGCCGTGGGTGGCCGCATTGCCCTCGATGGTGCCCCCGGTCATCTTGAAGGCAGCGTGGTCGCAGTAGACGCCGCCGCCAAAGGGGCGTGCCTCCGAGCCCTCGCGGTTGTTGTTGGCGATGGTTCCCCCAGACATGGTGAAGCAGGCTCCCTCAAGAATCTGCACCGCCGCTCCGGGCACCGCCGAGCTGGCTTGGGCCGTAGAGCAGTTGGTGATACGGCCGCCACCCATAAAAAACTTGGCGTTCTCCCCGCTGACCCTCACCGCGCACCCTGAAGCTTTGTCATCTTGGGGCTTTACCTGCCAGCCCTCGATGGCGGCGCAGTGCCCCATGACCAGCGTGCCTTCACACTCCACCACCGAGCCTTGGGGAAGCTCCTCTTTTGCCTTGGGCGCCTTGGCCAACAAGGCCACGTCGAGCTCGAGCAACCCCTCTGGGGCCACCGAGAAGAGCGATTCTCCCGCCGGGAAGGGAGGCTCCAAGATGATGGACCCCGCCACATGGAGGGTGGCGCTGGCAGGGACGCTAAAGAGCGTCTTTACGCCAGGGGCCACGCGCAGCCGTGTGGCACAGCAGAGCAGGTCGATGCGAGCGCCCTCGGGGATGGTCACGGGCGTGTCGGCATAGACCACGGCAGGCAGCGCCATGGTGCCTGAGACCTCGGGGCTTCCAAGCAGCTCTGCCAAGTCGCTCCAGGAAGCGGGGCAGTGAAGTTGTGGGGTATCTGGCATGGGGTTTCCACTTGTCATGATGTATATGGCCCTACAAATCTCACTTCGGGCTCAAGCGTCACGCCGGAGTGCTCGAGCACCTGTTGTTGGACATGTTCGATCAACGCCTTTACGTCGCGAGCGGTGGCATTGTGGGCGTTTACCACAAAGCCTGCGTGCTTAGGAGAGACCTCGGCGCCGCCTATGCGAGCCCCCTGGCAGCCTGCCTCGGTGATGAGCTTGCCGGCGAAGTGGCCCTCGGGGCGCTTGAAGGTCGAACCTGCACTGGGCATCTCAAGAGGTTGCTTTTCTTCTCGGCGGCAAGTGAGGTCGTCCATCTTGGAGCGAATGTCGCCGCTGTCGGCGGGCGCGAGGCGGAAGGTAGCAGAGATGACCACCAAATGGTCTGTCTTCACGCGGCTGGTGCGATAGCCCAAGTCCAGGTCCTTGGCTACCAAGGTTTCTGTGTGACCGTCGCTGAAGAGCACCTCTGCGCTCTCCAGCACGTCGGCTATGCAGCCGTCGTAGGCTCCGGCATTCATAAAGACGGCGCCGCCTACGGTGCCGGGGATGCCGCAGGAAAACTCCAGGCCGCTCAGAGAGAGGGCCGCCGCCATCTCTGCGGCATCTGCGAGCGCCACGCCAGCTTGGCAGGTGAGGCGGGTGCCGTCATGGGCTACATCTAAAAGCCCGCTGGACACATCCACCATGACGCCGCGGTATCCGGCATCAGAGACCAAAAGGTCGCTGCCTTTGCCCAAGACGAAGAAGGGGACCCCCTTGTCGCGCAGAAGGCGCACGGAGTCTATGAGCTGGCCGCGGCTCTTAGGGGTGATGTAGACGTCTGCCGGCCCGCCGATCTTGAACGTGGTGTGATCTTTCATGGGTTCGCCCAAGACGACGCCGTCCTTGCCCAAGATATCGCCCAGTTCTTGGGCGATGGCATAGCGATCGAAGCCGCTGACAAGGGCGTCTAAGATGCGGGCTTCGCGCAAGGAGTCGTCCAAGCCCATAAGCGGGCTTTCCTTGGCGCCCGACAAGAAGCAGGAGCAGAAGTGCTGGATCTGCGCGCTAAAGTCGTCGCCAGGCAGCGGGGCTTTTAGAAGCTCGTCCTCGCCGCCTTGGCGATGGAGCACCGCGCGCACCGGACGGGTTATATCGGAGATCTCAATGGAACCCTCATTGCCAAAGATGGTGGCAGCGCAGCCTAAGTCCTGGGTGGCATCGCAGGTGAGAGTGCACCCATAGGTGCCAATGCCCATGGTGGCGCTGTCTTGCCAGTCCACCTCGTCGCGATAAAGATGGCTGGCTTTGTGTACCTTGATATCGCCCGAGCAATACTCTGCGAGGTAAGTGGCGCCATAGATGCCCATATCGAGCGCCTGGCCGCCTCCTATAGGCTCTGTAAACCAGGGGCGTGCCTGCGAAGGGTCCACCTTGCGGATAAGGGATGCCTCGACACCCGAAACCTCGCCTATGGCCCCTTGGCTCACCCGCTGGCGCACCAGCTGGTAGAGCGGGGTGAAGCGAGGCTTCATAGCTTCCATGTAAAAGCGATCGTGCTCCAGGGCGGCTTTGGCCACCTGGCTAAACTCTGCGGCGGTAAGGGCGCAAGGCTTCTCGCATAGGACGGCTTTGCCGGCTTCGATAGCCTCCAACGAATAGGGTGCGTGCGATGCCGGAGGCAGGGCGATATAGATAGCATCGATATCCTGGCGCGCCAAAAGCTCTTGGGCAGAGCTTTGAGCTTCCATGCCATACTCAGCGGCGAATTTCTCGCAATGGTCTTGGGTGGGACTCCATAGGGCAACCAGTTCACAATTGGGTTCCTGCGCGCAGGATGCGGCAAAGCGGCGTGCGATGCCGCCTGAGCCCAAAATGCCCCATTTCACCATCTCGCTCATGCTTAAAAACCTCCCACCACGGCCTAGGGCCGCAAACTCGGTTGCTTAATGAACGCCTCTAGGACTGTACCCAAGGGGTGAGAAAGACTCCTTGGCCCGTCCTATATCTATAGAGTAGGACGGGGCAGCCGTACCCTCGTAGTTGTGGAGGAAGTGTAAGAGGGTAGAGGGCTCAAAGAACCAGGTCTAGGGAAAGTATAGATGAAAATAGATATAAAGAAAATATTCAGCAATATGGAGCCTTTTATAACTTACAGCTCTGACATGGGGTTATATGCCAAGAATATTCACATATAAGTAAAATAATTATAGAAAAATATTTAGGGATATAGGGTGCCATTGACATGCCATTTACTGCTCGTAGCCTAGAATTACTCCGTTCATACTGCCAGTGGTTTTGCTCCGAGAAATGGCTATTATCCTTAAGCTTGCATTTAGTTTGTAACAAACGCCCTTTTAGAGTGCCACCAAAGAGAGGAAGTGTGTCATGAAGGGTTATGCAATGCTCAAGATCGGTGAGTCGGGGTGGATTGAGAAAGAAGCCCCCGTCTGCGGCCCCAACGACGCCATCGTCAAGCCCTTGGCGGTAGCCATCTGCACCTCCGATGTGCATACCCTCTGGGAGGGCGCCATCGGCGAGCGCCACAACATGATCCTGGGTCATGAGGGCTGCGCCGAGGTTGTCGAGGTGGGCGAGTGCGTGCACGACTTCAAGCCCGGCGATCGCGTGCTTCTTCCCGCCATCACCCCCGATTGGAACTCCCTGGAGGCCCAGGCCGGCTACTCCATGCACTCCGGTGGCATGCTGGCGGGCTGGAAGTTCTCCAACTTCAAGGACGGCGTTTTCGCCGAGCTCATCCACGTGAACGACGCTGACGGCAACCTGGCTCTCATGCCTGAGGGCATGGATGTGGCTGAGGCCTGCATGCTGTCCGACATGGTCCCCACCGGCTTCCACGCCTCCGAGTTGGCTGACGTCCAGTTTGGCGACACCTGCCTGGTCATTGGCATTGGCCCCGTGGGTCTCATGGCCGTGGCCGGCGCTGCCCTCCGCGGCGCTTCTCGTATCATCGCCGTGGGCACCCGTCCCAACTGCATCGAGGCTGCTCGTGGTTATGGCGCCACCGACTTCATCTCCTACAAGAACGGCCCCATCGGCGAGCAGGTGCTGGCCATGACCGACGGCAAGGGCGTCGACAAGGTCCTCATCGCCGGCGGGGACGTGGATACCTTCAAGGAGGCCGTCGTCGCTGTGAAGCCCGGCGGCAAGATCGGCAATGTGAATTATCTTGGCTCCGGCGACTACATCGACATCCCCCGTGTTGAGTGGGGTGTTGGCATGGGGCATAAGGAGATCAACGGTGGCCTGATGCCCGGTGGTCGCCTGCGTATGGAGAAGCTTGCCAGCCTGGTCACCTGCGGCCGCCTGGACTTGAAGCCCCTCCTGTCCCATGTCTTCCATGGCTGGGACCACCTAGAGGAGGCCCTCTTCCTGATGCGCGACAAGCCTGCC harbors:
- the murB gene encoding UDP-N-acetylmuramate dehydrogenase, with product MSEMVKWGILGSGGIARRFAASCAQEPNCELVALWSPTQDHCEKFAAEYGMEAQSSAQELLARQDIDAIYIALPPASHAPYSLEAIEAGKAVLCEKPCALTAAEFSQVAKAALEHDRFYMEAMKPRFTPLYQLVRQRVSQGAIGEVSGVEASLIRKVDPSQARPWFTEPIGGGQALDMGIYGATYLAEYCSGDIKVHKASHLYRDEVDWQDSATMGIGTYGCTLTCDATQDLGCAATIFGNEGSIEISDITRPVRAVLHRQGGEDELLKAPLPGDDFSAQIQHFCSCFLSGAKESPLMGLDDSLREARILDALVSGFDRYAIAQELGDILGKDGVVLGEPMKDHTTFKIGGPADVYITPKSRGQLIDSVRLLRDKGVPFFVLGKGSDLLVSDAGYRGVMVDVSSGLLDVAHDGTRLTCQAGVALADAAEMAAALSLSGLEFSCGIPGTVGGAVFMNAGAYDGCIADVLESAEVLFSDGHTETLVAKDLDLGYRTSRVKTDHLVVISATFRLAPADSGDIRSKMDDLTCRREEKQPLEMPSAGSTFKRPEGHFAGKLITEAGCQGARIGGAEVSPKHAGFVVNAHNATARDVKALIEHVQQQVLEHSGVTLEPEVRFVGPYTS
- a CDS encoding ECF transporter S component; translation: MTWQTSSSKTKSSTQPANGQRPSAHATSKDASSWNSRRVAISALFCAAALVASFIEIPIFPLAPYLKYDPSGVVCLVAGLLFGPAIGACTAVLPWVIRLFTDPFGAIMAMACSLAATLPAAFIYRRHHSFKGAVAGLLIAAVVTLAVALLGNLVITPLYSGMPLETVATLIVPVLLPFNLLKIAINTALTLAVYKPVSTMVGQ
- a CDS encoding NAD(P)-dependent alcohol dehydrogenase; amino-acid sequence: MKGYAMLKIGESGWIEKEAPVCGPNDAIVKPLAVAICTSDVHTLWEGAIGERHNMILGHEGCAEVVEVGECVHDFKPGDRVLLPAITPDWNSLEAQAGYSMHSGGMLAGWKFSNFKDGVFAELIHVNDADGNLALMPEGMDVAEACMLSDMVPTGFHASELADVQFGDTCLVIGIGPVGLMAVAGAALRGASRIIAVGTRPNCIEAARGYGATDFISYKNGPIGEQVLAMTDGKGVDKVLIAGGDVDTFKEAVVAVKPGGKIGNVNYLGSGDYIDIPRVEWGVGMGHKEINGGLMPGGRLRMEKLASLVTCGRLDLKPLLSHVFHGWDHLEEALFLMRDKPADLIKPVVVIEED